From one Streptomyces spiramyceticus genomic stretch:
- a CDS encoding Hint domain-containing protein, which produces MPFLFGRSRSRSRRRQPRTDARLLGLRKSQSGQTTLEYAGLVLVVAAIVAALVATGLGETVSQQLGAAVCRVTGGGDCGGGGGSDDGNPQAVDDTGKQPVSDGDGDGDSDGDGSKSAEQLAYEKALKELQDAKNAEQSDTEKAKQAAKELGKILAEELGITDAVDCVTKGDAGACTETLINVLTSLIGGAVGKLAAKYGAPWKWKKAVELVRKLKKHGGDLYDGLTGMVKNRKRVKAAQDKLDAAKRKLDEKKPDKPDKRPITCAASHSFLPGTPVLLGNGTRIPIEAVRIGDRVTVTDPTSGLTTTRRVTNTITTYDDKDFTRLTIRTPAGLRAITATDTHPFWLTGSARQGARWADAGDIRPGAKLRTPEGAGLPVTAVAQHTRRQTTYDLTVAGIHTYYVGIGSQNALVHNNDCVDQELLDEMNEQGVKFDPEKVIRAERNADGKIVFLEEGNSRAGLKHIIEEHADDFERSGIAREDIPDLVMEAATKGKKVGTQGKGDGRPIYEVEFKGKKRRVAVTVGNNGFVVGANPKSVG; this is translated from the coding sequence ATGCCTTTCCTCTTCGGTCGGTCCCGGTCCCGGTCCCGCAGGCGCCAACCGCGCACGGACGCCCGGCTGTTGGGGCTGCGCAAGTCGCAGTCGGGGCAGACGACCCTGGAGTACGCGGGCCTGGTGCTGGTCGTCGCGGCCATCGTCGCGGCGCTCGTGGCGACCGGGCTCGGGGAGACCGTCTCGCAGCAGCTGGGCGCGGCCGTTTGCCGGGTGACTGGCGGCGGCGACTGCGGAGGAGGTGGCGGGAGCGATGACGGCAATCCGCAGGCCGTGGACGATACGGGGAAGCAGCCTGTGTCGGACGGTGATGGCGATGGCGACAGCGACGGCGACGGGAGCAAGTCGGCCGAGCAGCTCGCGTACGAAAAGGCGCTCAAAGAGCTCCAGGACGCCAAGAACGCCGAACAGAGCGACACCGAGAAGGCCAAGCAGGCCGCAAAGGAGCTCGGCAAGATCCTGGCCGAGGAGCTCGGCATCACCGATGCGGTCGACTGCGTCACCAAGGGCGACGCCGGAGCCTGTACGGAAACCCTGATCAACGTACTGACCAGCCTCATCGGCGGCGCCGTCGGCAAGCTCGCGGCGAAATACGGTGCGCCGTGGAAGTGGAAGAAGGCCGTTGAGCTCGTACGGAAACTCAAGAAGCACGGCGGGGACCTGTACGACGGCCTCACCGGCATGGTCAAGAACCGCAAGCGCGTCAAGGCCGCGCAGGACAAGCTCGACGCCGCCAAGCGCAAGCTCGACGAGAAGAAGCCGGACAAGCCTGACAAGCGGCCTATCACCTGTGCCGCCTCCCACAGCTTCCTGCCCGGCACCCCCGTCCTCCTCGGCAACGGCACGCGCATCCCCATCGAGGCCGTACGCATCGGCGACCGCGTCACCGTCACCGACCCGACGAGCGGCCTGACGACCACGCGCCGCGTCACGAACACCATCACCACCTACGACGACAAGGACTTCACCCGCCTCACCATCAGGACGCCCGCCGGCCTCCGCGCCATCACGGCGACCGACACCCACCCGTTCTGGCTGACCGGCAGCGCGCGGCAAGGCGCACGCTGGGCCGACGCGGGCGACATCCGCCCCGGCGCGAAGCTCCGTACGCCCGAGGGCGCGGGCCTGCCTGTCACGGCGGTTGCGCAGCACACCCGGCGGCAGACGACGTACGACCTCACCGTCGCCGGAATCCACACCTATTACGTCGGCATCGGCAGCCAGAATGCGCTCGTCCACAACAACGACTGTGTGGACCAGGAACTCCTCGACGAAATGAACGAGCAGGGTGTCAAATTCGACCCCGAGAAGGTGATCAGGGCCGAGCGCAATGCCGACGGCAAGATCGTCTTCCTTGAGGAGGGCAACTCGCGGGCCGGCCTCAAGCACATCATCGAAGAGCACGCCGATGACTTCGAGCGGAGCGGAATTGCCCGCGAAGACATTCCCGACCTGGTGATGGAAGCCGCGACCAAGGGCAAGAAGGTCGGCACGCAGGGGAAGGGCGACGGGCGGCCCATCTACGAGGTCGAGTTCAAGGGCAAGAAGCGGAGGGTGGCGGTGACCGTCGGAAACAATGGCTTCGTCGTGGGCGCCAACCCCAAGAGCGTCGGATAG
- a CDS encoding lytic transglycosylase domain-containing protein has translation MSRISVRGFAVASATAVTTVGAVVGVASGDTQPSNDNFEATAADTTLLADIPAGQQAQVQIASLAQQADAQAYAADATAKKSAEESARLQAAKDAKSKKEAAEAKLEAAEKAAKAAEEAKEREAEEKASRSATRDASSFSAKSSYTVAEVQAMARQMVPADQFQCFSNIVNHESTWNYQASNPSSGAYGLMQALPGSKMSSAGADWQTNPATQIKWGLSYMDDRYGSPCGAWSFWQANNWY, from the coding sequence GTGAGCCGGATCTCGGTCCGGGGATTCGCCGTGGCTTCGGCTACTGCGGTCACCACTGTCGGCGCCGTTGTGGGCGTCGCCTCGGGCGACACTCAGCCCTCGAACGACAACTTCGAGGCGACCGCAGCCGACACGACGCTCCTCGCAGACATCCCTGCCGGTCAGCAGGCCCAGGTACAGATTGCGTCCCTGGCGCAGCAGGCCGACGCACAGGCGTACGCGGCCGACGCGACCGCGAAGAAGTCCGCCGAGGAATCGGCCCGCCTTCAGGCGGCCAAGGACGCGAAGTCGAAGAAGGAAGCCGCCGAGGCAAAGCTTGAGGCCGCCGAGAAGGCGGCCAAGGCCGCCGAGGAGGCCAAGGAGCGCGAGGCCGAGGAGAAGGCCAGCCGTTCCGCGACGCGTGACGCGTCCAGCTTCTCCGCCAAGAGCTCCTACACCGTCGCCGAGGTCCAGGCCATGGCGCGGCAGATGGTCCCCGCCGACCAGTTCCAGTGCTTCAGCAACATCGTGAACCACGAGTCCACGTGGAACTACCAGGCAAGCAACCCGTCGTCCGGTGCCTACGGTCTCATGCAGGCTCTGCCGGGCTCCAAGATGTCGTCCGCCGGCGCCGACTGGCAGACGAACCCGGCCACCCAGATAAAGTGGGGCCTGAGCTACATGGACGACCGCTACGGCAGCCCGTGCGGCGCCTGGTCGTTCTGGCAGGCCAACAACTGGTACTAG
- the mgrA gene encoding L-glyceraldehyde 3-phosphate reductase — translation MNVTDSPFYRAADDRYDSMEYRRTGHSGLKLPAISLGLWHNFGDDRPLDSQRAILRRAFDLGVTHFDLANNYGPPAGSAELNFGKIFAQDFAPYRDELIISTKAGYLMHPGPYGEWGSRKYLLSSLDASLSRMGLDYVDIFYSHRFDPETPLEETMGALATAVRQGKALYAGVSSYNAEQTAEAALLLRDMGVPALIHQPSYSMINRWTEEDGLLDTLEEAGMGCISFVPLAQGLLTGKYLKGIPEGSRATQGKSLDPGLLSDEVVRRLNGLNDIAQRRGQSLAQLALSWVLRDPRMTSALIGASSVKQLEENVASLGGPALSDEELKEIDTFAVDTAGTNIWAGRG, via the coding sequence ATGAATGTGACTGATTCCCCGTTCTACCGCGCCGCCGACGACCGCTACGACTCCATGGAGTACCGGCGGACGGGCCACAGCGGTCTCAAGCTGCCCGCCATCTCTCTCGGCCTCTGGCACAACTTCGGCGACGACCGCCCGCTCGACTCGCAGCGCGCGATTCTGCGCCGCGCCTTCGATCTCGGCGTCACGCATTTCGACCTGGCGAACAATTACGGCCCGCCGGCCGGGTCCGCCGAGCTGAACTTCGGAAAGATCTTCGCGCAGGACTTCGCCCCGTACCGGGACGAGCTGATCATCTCCACGAAGGCCGGCTACCTGATGCACCCGGGCCCGTACGGAGAATGGGGCTCGCGCAAGTACCTGCTGTCCTCGCTCGACGCCTCTCTGTCGCGGATGGGTCTCGATTACGTCGACATCTTCTATTCGCACCGCTTCGACCCGGAGACCCCGCTCGAAGAGACCATGGGCGCGCTGGCCACCGCCGTCCGGCAGGGCAAGGCGCTGTACGCGGGCGTCTCGTCGTACAACGCCGAGCAGACCGCCGAGGCGGCACTGCTGCTCAGGGACATGGGTGTACCGGCCCTGATCCACCAGCCCTCGTACTCGATGATCAACCGCTGGACCGAAGAGGACGGCCTGCTGGACACCCTGGAGGAGGCCGGCATGGGCTGTATCTCCTTCGTGCCGCTCGCCCAGGGCCTGCTCACCGGCAAGTACCTGAAGGGCATCCCGGAGGGCTCGCGCGCCACGCAGGGCAAGTCGCTCGACCCGGGTCTGCTGTCGGACGAGGTCGTACGCCGGCTGAACGGGCTGAACGACATCGCGCAGCGGCGCGGCCAGTCCCTAGCCCAGCTGGCCCTGTCGTGGGTGCTGCGCGACCCGCGCATGACGTCCGCGCTGATCGGTGCGTCGAGTGTGAAGCAGCTGGAGGAGAACGTCGCGTCGCTGGGCGGACCTGCCCTGTCCGACGAGGAGCTGAAGGAGATCGACACCTTCGCGGTCGACACGGCGGGCACCAACATCTGGGCCGGGCGGGGCTGA
- a CDS encoding dihydrofolate reductase family protein: protein MRKFKLQVQMSVDGYMAGPNGEMDWLTFPWSDDINAYIDALTEPVDCIVLGRKLAEGFIPAWAAGPEGEDQASIDKMNNTPKVVISNTLTESPWENAVVAGGDLAETVNKLKAEPGGDMIAYGGGTLVSSLIAKGLLDELHLFVNPTAIGAGMPVFANLDTYQQLQLVTARPFDCGITGLHFEPKRS from the coding sequence GTGCGTAAGTTCAAGCTCCAGGTCCAAATGAGCGTCGACGGCTACATGGCCGGCCCGAACGGCGAGATGGACTGGCTGACGTTCCCGTGGTCGGACGACATCAACGCCTACATCGACGCACTCACCGAACCGGTCGACTGCATCGTGCTGGGACGCAAGCTCGCCGAGGGGTTCATCCCGGCCTGGGCGGCCGGTCCCGAGGGCGAGGACCAGGCGTCGATCGACAAGATGAACAACACGCCCAAGGTCGTCATCTCCAACACCCTCACCGAGTCGCCCTGGGAGAACGCCGTCGTCGCCGGCGGCGACCTCGCCGAGACCGTGAACAAGCTCAAGGCCGAGCCGGGCGGGGACATGATCGCCTACGGAGGCGGCACGCTCGTATCTAGTCTGATCGCCAAGGGCCTGCTCGACGAACTCCACCTGTTCGTCAACCCGACCGCGATCGGCGCCGGAATGCCCGTGTTCGCCAACCTCGACACCTACCAGCAGCTCCAGCTCGTCACTGCTCGACCGTTCGACTGCGGGATCACCGGTCTGCACTTCGAACCGAAGCGCTCCTGA
- a CDS encoding prepilin peptidase — protein sequence MYATLIAAAVLWGAATGLLLPRAAYRFAVEPEEPWRDACPAGHPFAGPARGWLGTARCAGCAAALVGTPAGGPPGWSVPAPYARPLRHVPLTALACGLLAAGTGARPELAVWLLLAPFGVLLAVVDRRVHRLPDVLTLPLAAATAALLGLAALLPGHGGSWPTALLGGLALGGGYFVLFLINPNGMGFGDVKLALALGAALGWYGWTVFFAGAFAGFLLGATYGVALMVMRRAGRKTAIPFGPFMIAGTLAGLLLGGLAAS from the coding sequence GTGTACGCCACGCTGATCGCGGCCGCCGTCCTCTGGGGCGCCGCCACCGGACTGCTCCTGCCCCGCGCCGCCTACCGTTTCGCCGTCGAGCCGGAGGAGCCGTGGCGCGACGCGTGCCCCGCCGGTCACCCCTTCGCCGGACCGGCGCGCGGCTGGCTCGGTACGGCGCGCTGCGCGGGGTGTGCGGCGGCGTTGGTGGGTACCCCGGCCGGCGGACCGCCCGGGTGGTCCGTTCCCGCCCCGTACGCGCGCCCCCTCCGACACGTCCCGCTCACCGCCCTCGCCTGCGGCCTGCTCGCCGCCGGGACCGGTGCCAGGCCCGAGCTCGCGGTGTGGCTGCTGCTTGCGCCGTTCGGGGTGCTGCTCGCCGTCGTGGACCGCCGTGTCCACCGCCTGCCCGACGTGCTGACCCTCCCGCTCGCCGCCGCGACCGCCGCCCTGCTCGGCCTCGCCGCGCTGCTGCCCGGCCACGGCGGATCCTGGCCCACCGCTCTGCTCGGCGGCCTCGCTCTCGGTGGCGGCTACTTCGTTCTCTTCCTGATCAACCCGAACGGCATGGGCTTCGGCGACGTAAAACTGGCCCTTGCGCTCGGGGCGGCCCTCGGCTGGTACGGGTGGACCGTCTTCTTCGCCGGGGCCTTCGCCGGATTCCTGCTGGGTGCCACGTATGGCGTCGCCCTCATGGTTATGCGCCGGGCGGGCCGCAAGACCGCGATCCCGTTCGGCCCCTTCATGATCGCCGGGACGCTGGCGGGTCTGCTGCTGGGCGGTCTCGCCGCATCCTGA
- a CDS encoding DUF192 domain-containing protein: MGRWRDGTGTLTTDGGPPVAAPAPVPLEIAASSRARTRGLLGRDGIAGALLLTPAGSVHTFGMRFAIDVAYLDRELRVIAVRTMRPGRLGRPRFRARHVLEAEAGAMARWGVRPGVRLVCVSGHSPGR; encoded by the coding sequence ATGGGGCGATGGCGGGACGGCACAGGGACGTTGACGACCGACGGCGGACCGCCTGTGGCCGCACCCGCACCCGTACCGCTGGAGATCGCGGCGTCCTCGCGGGCGCGGACGCGCGGGCTGCTGGGCCGGGACGGGATCGCGGGCGCGCTGCTGCTCACCCCGGCCGGCAGTGTGCACACGTTCGGGATGCGCTTCGCGATCGATGTGGCTTACCTGGACAGGGAGTTGAGGGTGATCGCGGTACGGACGATGCGCCCGGGCCGCCTGGGTCGGCCGAGGTTCCGGGCACGGCATGTGCTGGAGGCGGAGGCGGGAGCAATGGCGCGGTGGGGAGTACGGCCCGGGGTGCGGCTGGTATGTGTGTCAGGTCACAGCCCGGGCCGATGA
- a CDS encoding DUF2079 domain-containing protein, protein MRTKLNVGVALDPRSLLVHRPGRRRPPGPLPLQWGWAGALFLLYVTLSARRHALLRSTGYDLGIFEQAVRAYSELRAPVAPLKGEGFNLLGDHFHPVLAVLGPFYRLWPSPYCLLTAQAALLALGVVPLARWASRALGRPAAHAVAFAYGASWGIASAVAFDFHEAAFAVPLLAFAVTAAGNRRWRSAAAWGLPLLLVKEDLGLTLAALGAYIALKGPVRLGIATVGAGVLGTLLATKVLVPAFSSAGAYAYGQYVAGSRSSLLATLALAPLDALRPDTKPITLVLVFAVTAFVALRSPLALIAVPTLGWRMLSQHDYHWGTAFHYSVVLMPIVFAALIDALTPYARTAHPLARRHLRASLAASVAVTLVLLPSFPFALLAQRATWSTSRHVETARDLLRRIPDGATVAASNRLAPQLTSRCTVVLFPSYPIPGKLYEASGRPPPPTADWIIHDRTPAESWPLPKGHWPYPPDRQQAELAAAQRKYDYELVAARDGLTLLRHRRLP, encoded by the coding sequence ATGCGGACAAAACTCAACGTCGGAGTGGCGCTGGACCCGCGCTCCCTCCTCGTCCACCGGCCGGGCCGCCGCCGGCCCCCCGGCCCACTCCCGCTCCAGTGGGGCTGGGCCGGGGCCCTGTTCCTCCTTTACGTCACCCTCTCGGCCCGCCGCCACGCCCTCCTCCGGAGCACCGGCTACGACCTCGGCATCTTCGAGCAGGCCGTCCGCGCCTATTCCGAACTCCGCGCACCCGTCGCGCCGTTGAAGGGTGAGGGCTTCAACCTCCTCGGCGACCATTTCCACCCCGTACTCGCCGTCCTCGGACCCTTCTACCGCCTCTGGCCCTCCCCCTACTGCCTCCTCACCGCCCAGGCGGCCCTCCTCGCCCTCGGCGTCGTCCCGCTCGCGCGCTGGGCCTCCCGGGCCCTCGGCCGCCCCGCCGCCCACGCCGTCGCCTTCGCGTACGGCGCCAGCTGGGGCATCGCGTCCGCCGTCGCCTTCGACTTCCACGAGGCCGCCTTCGCCGTACCCCTCCTCGCCTTCGCGGTCACCGCGGCCGGCAACCGGCGCTGGCGTTCCGCCGCCGCCTGGGGGCTCCCGCTCCTCCTCGTCAAGGAGGATCTCGGGCTGACCCTCGCCGCCCTCGGGGCGTACATCGCGCTGAAGGGACCCGTCCGCCTCGGCATCGCCACCGTCGGCGCCGGCGTCCTCGGCACCCTCCTCGCGACCAAGGTGCTGGTCCCGGCCTTCAGTTCCGCAGGGGCGTACGCCTACGGGCAGTACGTCGCAGGCAGCCGCAGCTCCCTCCTCGCCACCCTCGCCCTGGCACCCCTCGACGCGCTGCGCCCCGACACGAAGCCCATCACCCTGGTCCTGGTCTTCGCGGTGACGGCGTTCGTCGCGCTGCGATCACCCCTCGCGCTGATCGCGGTGCCCACGCTCGGCTGGCGGATGCTGTCGCAGCACGACTACCACTGGGGCACGGCGTTCCACTACAGCGTCGTCCTCATGCCCATCGTCTTCGCAGCCCTGATCGACGCCCTCACGCCGTACGCCCGCACCGCCCACCCGCTGGCCCGCCGCCATCTGCGCGCCTCGCTCGCCGCCTCCGTCGCCGTGACGCTCGTACTGCTGCCGTCGTTCCCCTTCGCGCTGCTCGCCCAGCGGGCCACCTGGAGTACCAGCCGCCACGTGGAGACCGCCCGCGACCTGCTGCGGCGCATCCCCGACGGGGCGACGGTCGCCGCCTCCAACCGCCTTGCCCCTCAGCTGACTTCGCGCTGCACCGTGGTCCTGTTCCCCAGCTACCCGATCCCCGGGAAGCTGTACGAGGCGTCCGGCCGGCCCCCGCCGCCCACCGCCGACTGGATCATCCACGACCGCACACCCGCGGAGTCCTGGCCGCTGCCGAAGGGGCACTGGCCGTACCCGCCCGACAGGCAGCAGGCCGAACTGGCCGCCGCTCAGCGGAAATACGACTACGAACTGGTCGCCGCCCGCGACGGTCTGACGCTGCTGCGCCACCGCCGGCTCCCGTAA
- a CDS encoding chemotaxis protein yields the protein MTQPTRPTPELLADLRKPRVYPAVSVTLPTNRFWPQSQQDDIRLRNLLAEVNKRLADDPDVTRTHAVAVSQQLAAVEDELDPERFLDGLVVYASADEHHTFMLSTGVPERIVINTSYLTRNLVASAARERPYLALVLSNGEVRLWRGLGDQVTEVRGDSGFPVVTSGAEREVAPSAGGDQWVLQDFRNMLAEADRKLTPLLQGENSLPVILVGLRRHIAAFREVSRHGKSLAAELEVGGLLTTTSAEMSAQLAAPRRALAEAEAAGAMRELDASRSGKRYAAGVQEAWQAAGEGRISLLVVEEGLRVTARPETVEGAERAKLTLLDAREGAGAEGVEEDIVDSLVETVLSADGKVVFVPDETLKEAEGVAAALRY from the coding sequence ATGACGCAGCCGACCCGCCCCACCCCGGAACTGCTCGCCGACCTGCGCAAGCCCCGTGTCTACCCGGCGGTGTCGGTCACGCTGCCCACGAACCGCTTCTGGCCGCAGAGCCAGCAGGACGACATCCGGCTCCGCAATCTCCTCGCCGAGGTCAACAAGCGCCTCGCCGACGACCCCGACGTCACCCGTACGCACGCGGTCGCGGTGTCCCAGCAGCTGGCCGCCGTCGAGGACGAGCTCGACCCCGAGCGGTTCCTCGACGGCCTGGTCGTCTACGCGTCGGCGGACGAACACCACACCTTCATGCTCAGTACGGGCGTGCCGGAGCGCATCGTCATCAATACGTCGTACCTCACCCGCAACCTGGTCGCTTCGGCTGCGCGGGAGCGGCCGTATCTGGCGCTCGTACTCAGCAATGGCGAGGTCCGGCTGTGGCGCGGGCTCGGCGACCAGGTCACCGAGGTCCGCGGCGACAGCGGCTTCCCGGTGGTCACGTCGGGTGCGGAGCGCGAGGTGGCGCCGAGCGCCGGGGGTGACCAGTGGGTCCTCCAGGACTTCCGCAACATGCTCGCCGAGGCCGACAGGAAGCTCACCCCGCTGCTCCAGGGCGAGAACAGCCTGCCGGTCATCCTGGTCGGGCTGCGCCGGCATATCGCGGCGTTCCGCGAGGTCAGCCGCCACGGCAAGTCGCTGGCCGCCGAGCTGGAGGTGGGCGGCCTGCTGACGACCACGTCGGCGGAGATGTCGGCCCAGCTGGCCGCGCCCCGCCGCGCCCTGGCCGAGGCCGAGGCGGCGGGGGCCATGCGCGAACTCGACGCGTCCCGCAGTGGTAAGCGCTACGCGGCGGGCGTGCAGGAGGCGTGGCAGGCGGCGGGGGAGGGCCGGATCTCGCTGCTGGTGGTCGAGGAGGGCCTGCGGGTCACCGCACGCCCCGAAACGGTGGAAGGCGCCGAACGCGCCAAGCTCACCCTGCTGGACGCGAGGGAGGGCGCCGGTGCGGAGGGCGTGGAGGAGGACATCGTCGACTCGCTGGTCGAGACGGTGCTGTCGGCGGACGGCAAGGTCGTCTTCGTCCCGGACGAGACGCTGAAGGAAGCGGAGGGAGTGGCGGCGGCGCTCCGGTACTGA
- a CDS encoding PhoH family protein → MVTSTKRRMPDRRTYVLDTSVLLADPNAMYRFDEHEVVLPIVVVTELEAKRHHPELGYFARQALRLLDDCRVRYGRLDAPIPVGDLGGSLRVELNHSDPGVLPAGYRLGDNDSRILAVARNLQAEGFDVTVVSKDLPLRIKASSVGLLAEEYRAELAITDSGWTGMAELPLSAEQVDLLFTEETVYEPAAADLPVHTGLVIQSERGKALGRVTAEGTVRLVRGDREAFGIHGRSAEQRIALDLLLDPDVGIVSMGGRAGTGKSALALCAGLEAVLERRQHKKVMVFRPLYAVGGQELGYLPGSESEKMSPWAQAVFDTLSAVAGREVIEEVLGRGMLEVLPLTHIRGRSLHDAFVIVDEAQSLERNVLLTVLSRIGANSRVVLTHDVAQRDNLRVGRYDGVVAVVEKLKGHPLFAHVTLTRSERSQIAALVTEMLEDVHI, encoded by the coding sequence GTGGTGACCAGCACAAAGCGCCGCATGCCCGACAGGCGCACCTACGTTCTCGACACCAGCGTCCTGCTGGCCGACCCGAACGCCATGTACCGATTCGACGAGCACGAAGTTGTGCTCCCGATCGTCGTGGTCACGGAGTTGGAAGCCAAGAGGCACCATCCCGAACTGGGCTATTTCGCCCGGCAGGCCCTGCGCCTGCTCGACGACTGCCGAGTCCGGTACGGACGCCTCGACGCCCCGATTCCGGTGGGCGACCTGGGCGGGTCCCTCCGTGTCGAGCTCAACCACTCCGATCCCGGCGTGCTTCCGGCCGGCTATCGATTGGGGGACAACGACTCCCGGATCCTGGCGGTCGCACGCAATCTCCAGGCCGAGGGCTTCGACGTAACGGTCGTATCGAAAGACCTGCCGCTGAGGATCAAGGCGTCCTCGGTCGGGCTGCTCGCCGAGGAGTACCGGGCAGAGCTCGCCATCACCGACTCCGGCTGGACCGGTATGGCGGAACTGCCACTCTCCGCCGAGCAGGTGGACCTGCTGTTCACCGAGGAGACGGTGTACGAGCCGGCCGCCGCAGACCTGCCCGTGCACACCGGACTGGTGATCCAGTCCGAGCGCGGCAAGGCGCTGGGCCGGGTCACCGCAGAAGGAACGGTCAGGCTCGTACGCGGCGACCGGGAGGCCTTCGGCATCCACGGGCGCAGTGCCGAGCAGCGCATAGCTCTGGACCTCCTCCTCGACCCGGACGTCGGCATCGTCTCGATGGGCGGCCGGGCAGGCACCGGCAAGTCGGCGCTGGCGCTGTGCGCGGGCCTGGAGGCCGTGCTGGAGCGCCGGCAGCACAAGAAGGTGATGGTCTTCCGGCCGCTGTACGCGGTGGGCGGGCAGGAGCTTGGCTATCTGCCCGGCTCCGAGTCCGAGAAGATGAGCCCCTGGGCGCAGGCGGTCTTCGACACGCTGTCGGCCGTCGCGGGCCGCGAGGTGATCGAGGAAGTGCTGGGGCGCGGCATGCTCGAAGTGCTGCCGCTCACGCACATCAGGGGCCGCTCGCTGCATGACGCGTTCGTGATCGTCGACGAGGCCCAGTCGCTGGAGCGGAACGTCCTGTTGACCGTTCTGTCCAGGATCGGGGCAAATTCGCGGGTTGTGCTGACTCATGACGTCGCACAGCGCGACAACCTGAGGGTCGGCCGGTACGACGGAGTGGTCGCCGTCGTCGAGAAGTTGAAGGGCCATCCGCTCTTCGCGCATGTCACCCTCACCCGCTCGGAGCGCTCGCAGATCGCCGCGCTGGTGACCGAAATGCTGGAGGACGTGCACATCTGA
- a CDS encoding isoprenyl transferase produces MNLRDLVYRLYARRVEGRLDHDQVPKHIGVILDGNRRWAKASGGTPEQGHKAGASKIQELLGWCAETDVEVVTLWMLSTDNLNRPEEQLVPLLGIIEDAVRALAADGRWRVHHVGTLDLLPARTQSVLKEAEQATHDNDGILVNVAVGYGGRQEIAAAVRSLLLEHAEKGTSLDEVAEIVDVEHISEHLYTRGQPDPDLVIRTSGEQRLSGFMLWQSAHSEYYFCEVHWPAFRKVDFLRALRDYAARHRRYGT; encoded by the coding sequence GTGAACCTGCGCGACCTGGTGTACAGGCTCTACGCACGCCGGGTGGAAGGCCGCCTCGATCACGACCAGGTACCCAAGCACATCGGGGTCATCCTCGACGGCAACCGGCGCTGGGCGAAGGCCTCCGGCGGCACCCCCGAGCAGGGACACAAGGCCGGCGCGAGCAAGATCCAGGAGCTGCTCGGCTGGTGTGCCGAGACGGACGTGGAAGTCGTCACCCTCTGGATGCTGTCCACCGACAACCTGAACCGGCCGGAGGAGCAGCTGGTCCCGCTCCTGGGGATCATCGAGGACGCCGTGCGCGCCCTGGCAGCCGACGGCCGCTGGCGGGTGCACCACGTGGGCACGCTGGATCTGCTGCCCGCCCGCACCCAGTCCGTACTGAAGGAAGCCGAGCAGGCCACCCACGACAACGACGGGATACTCGTCAATGTCGCCGTCGGCTACGGCGGCCGTCAGGAGATCGCCGCCGCCGTCCGCTCGCTGCTCCTGGAGCACGCGGAGAAGGGCACCTCCCTGGACGAGGTCGCCGAGATCGTCGACGTCGAACACATCTCGGAGCACCTCTACACGCGCGGCCAGCCGGACCCGGACCTGGTGATCCGTACCAGCGGCGAACAGCGACTCTCGGGCTTCATGCTCTGGCAGAGCGCCCACTCGGAGTACTACTTCTGCGAGGTCCACTGGCCGGCCTTCCGCAAGGTCGACTTCCTGCGCGCACTGCGCGACTACGCGGCCAGGCACCGGCGTTACGGGACCTGA